The genomic region CGGCGCCGCCGAAGTCGTGAGCCGCATCCGTGCGTTGTTCAGGCAATCGCTCGACAAGCGAAACAGTGCGGAGCTGGGTAGCATCATCGCCGAAGTGCGCGAGCTGATGTCCGAAGAGGCCGTGCGGCGCCGCATCCGGCTCGATATCGATGTCGAATCCGCCATACCGCCCGTGAAAGTCGATCGCGTCCAGATCCAGCAGGTTCTGAGCAACCTGATCCGCAACGGCATGGAGGCCATGGAGCGGGCCGTCGGCGACAGATCGATCCGGATCCGCCTCGATCGGATCGAGGATGCGGTTCGGGTCAGGATCAGCGACCGCGGTCCGGGCGTCGAATTCCCTGACCGGGTTTTTCAGCCGTTCTTCACGACGAAGGAGTCCGGGATGGGCATGGGCCTCGCAATCTGCCGCTCGATCGTCGAGTCGCATGGCGGGCATTTGTGGGCGGAAGAAAATGAGCCGCACGGCGCCAGCTTCATTTTCACATTGCCGATCGAGGCGAACAGGGTGACATGACGGCCGAGGAGCAGATTGTCTTCATCGTGGACGACGACGAGCGCATTCGCGAGGCGTTGAGTGAGCTGCTGGCCTCGCATGGCGTCGAGACCGCGACGTTCGCTTCGGCCGGGGCGTATATCGATGCCGAGAAGCCGGACCTGCCGGCCTGCCTGGTGCTCGACGTCGAGCTGCCCGACATCAACGGGCTCGATCTGCAGGGGCAGATCGCGCAGGGCGATCATCCGCCGATCGTGTTCATCACCGGGCATGGCGATATCCCGTCGTCGGTTCGTGCCATCAAGCATGGCGCGCTGGATTTCCTGACCAAGCCGTTCAGCGATGACGACGTGATGGCTGCGATCCGGGTGGCGATCGCCCAGGACCGGGTCAGGAGGGCGGATCGCGCCGAACTCTGCGGGTTGCGGCAGCGTTACCTCAGCCTGACGCCGCGCGAGCGTGACGTGCTGCCGCTCGTGGTCAGCGGCCTCATGAACAAGCAGGCGGCGGCGGAACTCGGCATCAGCGAGGTGACGCTCCAGATCCATCGAAGGAATGTGATGCAGAAAATGGCGGCGGCATCGCTCGCCGACCTCGTGCGCAGTGCGCAACGGCTGGAAATTCCCGTCACCCACTCCCGGCGCGGCGGAGGGACCGATCGTGAGTAAGGGTGGGCGGGTTGTCGCAGTTGTCGACGACGATCCGAGGCTGGTTGAATCGCTCGCGGAGCTGCTGGAATCCGCGGGCTATCAGACATGCTGTTTCTCGTCGGCGCAGGCGCTGCTCGCTGCCGGCTTTGCCAACATGGACGTGCTCATCACCGATGTCGGCATTCCCGGTGTCGATGGCTTCGAGCTTCGCAGGCGCGCCTTGAAGCAGCGGCCGGACCTGCCGGTGTTCCTGATCAGCGGCCGCCATGAGGTGGCGGATCAGAGCCGTGCGCAGGGATTGAGCGGATTCTTCCGCAAGCCGTTCGATGGCCGGGCGCTGCTCGCCGCGGTGGATGATGCCCTGCGCGGCGGAGGGGAGGAGAAGAATGAGGATTGATGCGCCGCTGCAACGACGACCGCCGTCAACCCGGCCGCTGTCGGGCGACAATGCCGCGCAACCCGTCGTCCTGATCGTCGATGACGATGCGTCGGTGCGGGAGGCGCTATCCGAATTGATCCTGTCGGTCGGCTTCCAGTCGATCGGCTTCGCTTCCACCAGGGAGTTGCTCGAGGCGGATGTCCTGCAACGCCCCGGCTGCCTCATCCTCGACGTGCGGATGCCGGGTTCCAGCGGTCTCGACCTGCAAGCCGATCTGGTCCAGAACGGCAATCCCAAGCCGATCATCTTCCTGACCGGACATGGCGACATTCCGATGACCGTGCAAGCGATGAAGGCCGGCGCCATCGACTTCCTCACCAAGCCGGTGCGGGACCAGGCGCTGCTCGACGCCGTGCTCGCCGGCATCACGATGGATGCGGCGCGCCGACAGCAGGCCCTGGTCGTCAAGGGATATCTCGAACGCGTCAGGACGCTGACGCCGCGCGAACGCGAAGTGCTTCACAGGGTTGCGCATGGTGGCGTCAACAAGCAGATCGCCTTCGAGCTCGGGATCAGCGAGGTGACGGTGAAGCTGCATCGCTCCAACGTCATGCGCAAGCTGCAGGCCACTTCGATCGGCGACCTCATCCGGATCTGGGAGGCGCTGCCGAAAGCGGTGCGCGAGACCGCCGTCGACGGATGATCCTGGCGGAAGCGAAGCAGGCACTCTTCCGCCAGGCTGAGCAAGAACTCGATCAGCCGTTGGAACAACATTTCGCCCGATGACGCGGCTCTCGGCTGATCTGCCGACGGTTCCAGCGTCAGTGCCAGGCGATGCTGATGGCGCGACGCGTGTGACGGATTGTTTGCAAGATGTGGTTGCCGGAACCGATGGTGGCGCGCATCGGAGATTGGATAACTGCGACGAACATCGAGGTTCCCTTGGGTTTGCCCAACATTGTCCATCATGAGTCTATCAACTTCGCGTGTGGTGCCTGTTGAACGCGGAGACAGGGGATCGCCGGAACCCGAGGTGCAAAGACTCGGGTCGTGTCAACAGGCAGGCGGAGCGGAACAATCAAGCAAATTGTGGTGCGACGATGCCTGCCATCTTTGCTGGGGCGGGCAAGGCAAAGGTATTTCATCGCTGCAGCGCGACGCGTTCTGCGTTCAGCGTGCGTCGCTGTCGTCGGTTGCTCGCTGTGCGAGCAGGCCCACGCGCTCGATTTCTTTGGTCTGTTCGGTTCCGACGATCCGCCGCCGGTCAGCGCCACGACGCTGTCCTATCGGTTGGAGATCGAAGCCAAGACGCCGGAGGGCAAGAACGATAGCGACGCCGAACAGGCATTGCGCGATGCCGCCGGCACCTATCGCCTCCGACAGGAACCGCCGCCGGACGGGGAAGGTCTCGCGCGCCGGCTGCAGGCGGATATCAATCCGCTGCTCGATGCCCTTTGGGGGCTTGGCCGCTACAACGCCCAGATCGATGTGACGATAGATGGAGTTCCAATCTCCCTCGACGAGATCGGGCTTGCCGCGGCGGCGCGTCGGGCCGACAGCTTTCGCAATCGGACCGTTGTGCCCGTCAAGGTGATCGCGCGACTTGGTCCGTTGTTCAAGCTGCGCGCCGTTGATGTAGACTATCCGCGCGACCAAGCGCCGCAGGGATTGCCGCGCCGCGCGTTTGCGCTGAAGTTCGGCGATCCCGCGATCTCTGCCGACCTGCGCGCCGCGCAGGTGAAGCTCGTCGACTGGTTCCGCAGCAACGGACATCCGCTCGCGAAGGTCGCCGACGTCAAGGCCACCGTCGATCATGCCGCCGCCGCGATGGACCTCCGGTTGCGGGTCGAAGCGGGCCCCAAGGCCGGCATCGGCGCCGTGACGATCTCGGGCGGAGATGTCGATCCGCGAGTGGTGGCCACGCACGTTTACCTGAGGGAGGGCGAGCCCTATTCGCCGGAGCGGCTCGTCTTGGCGAAAACCTCGATCGCAAAGATCCCGGCCATCGGGGGAATTCGCGTCCGCGAGGCCGACAAGCTCGACGCCAATGGCAACCTGCCGGTCTTCATCGATTTGACGGAAAGGCCCAGGCACGCGGTGGGCCTCTCGGCAAAATATTCCACTGTCGATGGTCCCGGCATTGCAGGCTATTACGAGGATCGGAACATATTCGGCGGCGGCGAGCGCCTGAGGCTCGAAGCGTCCGCCTCACTCCTGCAACGGATCGACGGCACGTCCTTTACCGGCTTCAATAATCTGAGCGGCTCGGATTTCGGCGCACGGTTTACCGGCACCTTCATCAAGCCAGGCTTGTTCGGTACGGCCAACGATCTTCTGATCGAGGCCACCGCGTTCCGCGAGCGTGTCGGCAACAACGACCTCGGCGGTTACACTGACGACACGGTGCGCGGCACGTTCGGCGTGATCCATCGCTTTTCGGAGGCGGCTTCGCTGCAGGCCGGTCTCCAGGTCGAGCAATCGAAATCGCAGGACGTGCTGGGGCGGGTCGATGCGACATTGATCGGCTTCACGGCGACCGGCCGCTACGACACGACAGACAATCCGCTCGACCCGACGCGCGGTGTGCGCCTCTCGGCGACCGTCAATGCCTATCCGAAGCTGATGGGTTCCACGATCGATCTGTTCGAAGCGCGGGTTGCGGGCTCGGCCTACTATGCGCTCGACGAGCAGGCCGACTACGTGCTTGCGGGTCGGTTGGCCGCAGGCTCGCTTGCGGGCGCGCCGCTCGACCAGATTCCGGATGCACATCGCTTCTTCGCCGGCGGCGGCGGATCCGTGCGCGGTTACGGCTTCAACACCATTTCGCCGATGATGTTCGGTCAGATCACCGGTGGTCGCGGCCTGATCGAGGGCTCCGCCGAGGTGCGGGTCAGGATCACGCCCACCATCGGTCTCGTGCCATTCTTCGACTTTGGCACCGCCTCCCGATCGTCCCTGCCGGGCTTCGACGATTATGTGGGCTACGGCGCGGGACTTGGCTTGCGTTATCTCACGCCGGTCGGCCCGATCCGCCTTGACGTTGCAACACCGCTGAACCCTCGCCCCGGCGACAGCCGCTACGCGATCTATGTCAGCATTGGGCAGGCCTTCTGATGCGCATCCGACGGCTGTTCATTGTCGGTTCCGCCGTCGCGGCCTTGGGCCTCATCGCTGCCGCAGTGCTCGGTATCGTTCTCTACGGAATGGCGGGCGGGAGCGGCGAGAACCAGCAGGATGTGCTGGCTAGTCTTGTCTCGCGGACGCTTTCGACGCCGGCGACCCAGGTCCATGTCGGCGCCGTCGATGGCGTGCTGTCCTCGGATGCCACGGTCCGCGACGTCAGCATCACCGACAAGGACGGCGTCTGGCTGACGCTCGACAAGGCGCGCCTCGTCTGGCGACGCAGCGCACTGTTGCTGGGGCGGCTGGAAATCGACCGCCTCGAGATCGGCACGCTCGAGATCAAGCGAAAACCACTTCCGTCCGACCAGCCTGCCGCCGAGTCCGATCAGCCGATCCTGCCCGACCTTCCGGTGAAGGTGCAGGTGAGGGCTTTCGACCTGCGGGCCTTGACGCTGGGACAGTCGATTCTGGGTGAAGCCTTGAGTGTCGCGGCGACCGGCAATACCGAGCTCGGCTCGCCCTCGGAAGGGCTCGTCTTCAACCTCGATGCCACCCGCAAGGATTTCCCGGGCCACTTCAAGGCCGCTCTCGCCTACGTTCCGCAGGGAAATGCGCTTACCCTCGACGTCACGCTCGACGAGCCGGCCCACGGACTCATGTCGAAGCTCGGCCATCTGCCGGGCGAGCCGCCCGTCACATTCGCACTGGGCGGCAAGGGCACGCTCGACAGCTTTCGTGGTGCCCTGAAGTTGCAGGCCGGCCCCACGATCGATGCGACCGGCACGATTACGCTTGACCGAAACGGGCCGGGCCGAGTGCTCGCAACGCGCCTTGCCAGCCATCTCGAACCGTTGTTGCCGGCGATCGCCGCGCCGGTTTTCGCCGGTGAAACCCATCTCGACAGTACGACGCATTTTGGTGACGACGGCAGCGTCGCCCTGGACGGGCTGACGCTGACGAGCCGCCTCGCGCGGCTCGACGCGAAAGGTCTGCTCCGAGCCGACAAGGTCGTGGATTTCGCGGCCTCCATCCGCGCCTTGCCAAGCAACGGCGACGTGACCGAGACTGACCAAGGCTCGATCCGCAGCCTCGTCTTCGACAGCCGCGTCAACGGCCCAATCAAGGCTCCCGCAGCATCGATCAAGCTCACGCTGTCGGGTGCTCATCTGCCGGACGGAGACGTCGAGGCGCTTGATGCTTCCATCACGGCCGTTCCTCGTGCCGAGGCCAGCGATCCGGCAACGCGCATCATCCTTGACGCGAACCTGCGCGCTTCCGGCATTGCGCCACGCGACGCGAGTTTGGCGGCCGCGATCGGCGACACCGCGTCGCTCGTGCTCCACGGCGATACGGACCTGGGCGGCCGCGCCAGGATCGAGCGTCTCGAGATCGGCACATCAACGGTTCAGGCAACCTATGCAGGTGATGTCAGCGCCGGTCGCCTGAATGGCCGGGCAACCGGAACGGTGCCCGACCTCGGCGCCTTTGCCGACCTTGCCGGGCTGAAGCTCAAGGGCTCGGTGGCGTTCGGCCTCGATCTCGACACGGATCTCCAGCGTGGCAGCTTTGATATCAGGATGTCAGGTGCCGGCGAGAAGCTTGCGACGGGACTTGCGCCGCTCGATGGGCTCGCGGGGGCGCGGCTCGCACTCGCAGCCGACATCTCTGGCGACGGCCGCGACACTTACACGGTCCGCGGCGCGTCGATCGATGGTGCCCATGTTGCGGTTCGCGCCAAAGGAACAGTGACGCGCGACTCGAGCGACCTGTCGGTGCGTGTGGACTTGCCGGATCTCGCGGCGGCCGATGCGCGCCTCACCGGTACGGGAGCTCTCGACGTCGGTCTCACCGGCGGGCTCGCGCATCCCGGGGTTTCGTTCGCGGCCTCGGTGGATCGCGCCACCGCCATGCGGCGCCCGATTCCGCATCTGGCGCTCGCCGCGACAGTCAACGACATCAACGGGGTCTGTGCTGTCGAGGCCAAGCTCGACGGCTCCGTCGACGGCAAGCCGGCGCGCGGGATTGTCCAGGTGAGCCGTCGATCGTCGGAGCCCGACGATCGCGCAGCTCCCGCCTTTGCCGGATGGCACGCAGAGACCATCGACATCGCGATCGGATCGGTATCCCTGAAGGGGGCAGCAACGATCGACGCACAGAGATTCGGCAGCGGGCAGATTCGCTTGGCAGCCGGGGCGCTCGCCGACCTCTCGCCGCTTGCCCTCACAGAGCTCGCCGGTTCGGCCTCACTCGATCTTGCCGCTTCGGCCGATGGCGGCCAGCAGTCGGTTCGGCTTGCCGGTAAGGGTGCCGGAATCCGCGCCGCGGGCACGGCCGTCCGCAGTTTCGATCTGCGCGCCGATGGCGCCGATCTCTACGGCCATCCGGTGCTCAATGCTGATGCGCAGGTCAACGGTGCCGAGTTCGGCGGTCAGACGGTCTCAAATGTCACGCTAACGGCCAAGGGCAATGCCGATGCGAGCACGATCGGTCTGTCCGCCAAGGCTGCCGGCTTCGATCTCGATGCCGCGGGTGCACTGACCACCAGGGAGCGGGTGCGGTTCGATCTCAACCGCTTCACTGCGCGGCGTGGCGCCAAGGGAATCGCGCTGCAGGGCCCCGCGGGCTTCACGCTCGACGATGGCACGGTGTTGATCGAGCATCTGGCGCTCGCGATTGGACGTGGCCGCTTCACGGTGGATGGCAAAGCCGGCCAGGTGCTCGACCTCAAGGCCATGGCCACCGCGATCCCGCTCAGCGAGGCCGATGTCGCGATACCCGGTTTGGGCCTGAGCGGGAGCCTCGACGCGTCAGCCGCGATCGCGGGCTCCATGAGCGCGCCGATCGGCCAGTACAAGGTCGCGGTCAGGCAGCTCGCCGCGCCGCAGACCAGAAGCGCCGGCCTGCCGCCGATCGACGTTGCCGCGGACGGACGGCTCGATGGCAGCCGCGCGAGCCTGAACACCACAATTGCCGCGGGAAGAGCCGGCGCGATCACGGCGTCGGGCACGGTGCCGCTCGACGCCACGGGTCCGATCGCGCTGACCGCGAAGGGCCGCCTCGATGCCGCCATCGCCAATGCCGCGCTTTCCGCCTCCGGCCGTACCGTATCCGGCAGCGTCGCGCTCGATGCCCATGTCGGCGGCACGCGCACCAAGCCTCAGATCGGCGGTGTCGCCAACTTGAGCGGGGGTACCTTCCGCGACAGCATGCTCGGCACGCGCCTCGACGCCGTCGAGGCGAAAATCACCGCCGAAGGAGAGCGCGTCGTGGTGGAGCGCCTGGCCGCGGTGACGCCCAACGGCGGCACGTTGTCCGGCTCCGGTCAGGTGCGGGTCGCTCCGGATGCAGGCTTTCCAGGCACGGTCTCGATTCGTGGTCAGCAGGCGACGCTTGCCTCCAGCGCGCTGGCGACCGCGCAGGCCAATCTCGCCATTGACGTCACAGGCGCCCTGGCGCGCGATCCGCGGATCGTCGGTCGCGTCGACTTGACCCGCGTCAACGTCGATATCCCGGATCGCCTGCCGTCGACGCTGAAGCCGATCGAGGGCATCAACCATGTGAACGCCTCGGGACAGGCCGCTGCACGGCTCGCGGCTGCGCGCAAGGCCGAGACGCCGAAAGGCAACATGAAGCGTCCGGCGCTCTTCAACGCAGCGCTCGACGTGACAGTTTCGGCGCCGAACCACGTCTTCATCCATGGCCGCGGGGTAACCGCGGAACTCGGCGGCTCCGTTCATGTTGGCGGCACGAGCAATGCGCCGGTTCCGAAGGGAGCCTTCTCGCTCTATCAGGGCAAGCTGGTGGTGCTCGGAAAGACGCTGACCTTCACCAAGGGCAATCTCTCCTTCAATGGCGATCTCGCGCCCGAGCTCGATTTCGCGGCAGAGATACAGGCCTCCGACATCACCGCGCAGGTCGGAATCTCGGGCCCGGCGGCCGCGCCGGCCTTCGCCTTCCATTCGCAGCCCGAGTTGCCGCAGGACGAGATCCTGTCGCGCATTCTCTTTCAGAAAGCTTCGGGCAGCCTGACGACCTCGCAGGCCGTGCAGCTCGCAGGGGCCGCGGCTCAGTTCGCCAGCGGTGGCGAGGGAACGGTGGACCGCATGCGCCGCTCGCTCGGGGTCGACAATCTGGACGTCGGCGCCGGGGCGGGCGGTCCGATGGTCGGCGCCTCGCGCGCGATCGGCGACAGGCTGAGCGTGGGTGTGCGGACGGGCGCGAGCGCCAGTCAGTCAGGAGTGTCGGCCAATGTCGACGTGACGCGCCATATCCGCGTCGAGTCGGATGTCGATGCGAAGGGCTCGACATCCGTCGGAGTCGGCACGCGATTCGAATGGTAAAGGTGACCGAGATCGCGCCTCACTTCGTGGTGTAGCCGCCGTTGACGAGGATGGTCTGGCCGGTCATCCACCAGCCGTCCGACACCAGCAGGCGGATCCACGGCACGATATCCTTGATATCGGTGAGGCCGGTCCTGGAGAAGCCTGACAGCGCCGCCGCCGATTTGTGATAGGCGACCGCGTCCGCGCCTTCGGCCGGATAGAAGAACGGCGTGTCCATCGGACCGGGGCCGATCGCGGTAACCGAGATGCCGCGCGCGCCGAACTCCTTCGATGCCGCGCGGGTGAAGTGCTCGACCGGCGCCTTGGTGCCGGCATAGGCGGCATAGAACGGCGTGTAGGCGCCGAGCAGCGAGGTCACCAGCGTGCAGATCTTGCCGTTGTCGTTGACGTGACGGCCGGCCTCCTTGAGGAAGAAGAACGCGGACTTGGCGTTGACCGCGCTCATCGCGTCATGTTCAGCCTCCGAGATCTCGACCATCGGCTTCTTCAGCACCTTGCCGACGGTGTTGATCGCGATGTCGGGACGGCCGATCGCGGCGACCGCGTCGGTGAACAGCTTCTCCATCGCGCCCGATGTCGTGAGGTTGGCCTGGAAGGCGACTGCCTTGCTGCCTGCGGCCTGCAGCGCCGCCACCGTCGCGTCGGCATCGGCCTTGGTTGCCGCGCTGTTGTAGTGGATCGCAATCGCCTTGGCGCCGTGGGCGGCGAGATCGCGCGCGATCAAGCCGCCCAGATTCTTGGCGCCGCCGGCGATGATGACGGTCTTGTCCTTG from Bradyrhizobium elkanii USDA 76 harbors:
- a CDS encoding translocation/assembly module TamB domain-containing protein; this translates as MRIRRLFIVGSAVAALGLIAAAVLGIVLYGMAGGSGENQQDVLASLVSRTLSTPATQVHVGAVDGVLSSDATVRDVSITDKDGVWLTLDKARLVWRRSALLLGRLEIDRLEIGTLEIKRKPLPSDQPAAESDQPILPDLPVKVQVRAFDLRALTLGQSILGEALSVAATGNTELGSPSEGLVFNLDATRKDFPGHFKAALAYVPQGNALTLDVTLDEPAHGLMSKLGHLPGEPPVTFALGGKGTLDSFRGALKLQAGPTIDATGTITLDRNGPGRVLATRLASHLEPLLPAIAAPVFAGETHLDSTTHFGDDGSVALDGLTLTSRLARLDAKGLLRADKVVDFAASIRALPSNGDVTETDQGSIRSLVFDSRVNGPIKAPAASIKLTLSGAHLPDGDVEALDASITAVPRAEASDPATRIILDANLRASGIAPRDASLAAAIGDTASLVLHGDTDLGGRARIERLEIGTSTVQATYAGDVSAGRLNGRATGTVPDLGAFADLAGLKLKGSVAFGLDLDTDLQRGSFDIRMSGAGEKLATGLAPLDGLAGARLALAADISGDGRDTYTVRGASIDGAHVAVRAKGTVTRDSSDLSVRVDLPDLAAADARLTGTGALDVGLTGGLAHPGVSFAASVDRATAMRRPIPHLALAATVNDINGVCAVEAKLDGSVDGKPARGIVQVSRRSSEPDDRAAPAFAGWHAETIDIAIGSVSLKGAATIDAQRFGSGQIRLAAGALADLSPLALTELAGSASLDLAASADGGQQSVRLAGKGAGIRAAGTAVRSFDLRADGADLYGHPVLNADAQVNGAEFGGQTVSNVTLTAKGNADASTIGLSAKAAGFDLDAAGALTTRERVRFDLNRFTARRGAKGIALQGPAGFTLDDGTVLIEHLALAIGRGRFTVDGKAGQVLDLKAMATAIPLSEADVAIPGLGLSGSLDASAAIAGSMSAPIGQYKVAVRQLAAPQTRSAGLPPIDVAADGRLDGSRASLNTTIAAGRAGAITASGTVPLDATGPIALTAKGRLDAAIANAALSASGRTVSGSVALDAHVGGTRTKPQIGGVANLSGGTFRDSMLGTRLDAVEAKITAEGERVVVERLAAVTPNGGTLSGSGQVRVAPDAGFPGTVSIRGQQATLASSALATAQANLAIDVTGALARDPRIVGRVDLTRVNVDIPDRLPSTLKPIEGINHVNASGQAAARLAAARKAETPKGNMKRPALFNAALDVTVSAPNHVFIHGRGVTAELGGSVHVGGTSNAPVPKGAFSLYQGKLVVLGKTLTFTKGNLSFNGDLAPELDFAAEIQASDITAQVGISGPAAAPAFAFHSQPELPQDEILSRILFQKASGSLTTSQAVQLAGAAAQFASGGEGTVDRMRRSLGVDNLDVGAGAGGPMVGASRAIGDRLSVGVRTGASASQSGVSANVDVTRHIRVESDVDAKGSTSVGVGTRFEW
- a CDS encoding response regulator transcription factor gives rise to the protein MTAEEQIVFIVDDDERIREALSELLASHGVETATFASAGAYIDAEKPDLPACLVLDVELPDINGLDLQGQIAQGDHPPIVFITGHGDIPSSVRAIKHGALDFLTKPFSDDDVMAAIRVAIAQDRVRRADRAELCGLRQRYLSLTPRERDVLPLVVSGLMNKQAAAELGISEVTLQIHRRNVMQKMAAASLADLVRSAQRLEIPVTHSRRGGGTDRE
- a CDS encoding response regulator transcription factor produces the protein MSKGGRVVAVVDDDPRLVESLAELLESAGYQTCCFSSAQALLAAGFANMDVLITDVGIPGVDGFELRRRALKQRPDLPVFLISGRHEVADQSRAQGLSGFFRKPFDGRALLAAVDDALRGGGEEKNED
- a CDS encoding autotransporter assembly complex protein TamA, giving the protein MLGRARQRYFIAAARRVLRSACVAVVGCSLCEQAHALDFFGLFGSDDPPPVSATTLSYRLEIEAKTPEGKNDSDAEQALRDAAGTYRLRQEPPPDGEGLARRLQADINPLLDALWGLGRYNAQIDVTIDGVPISLDEIGLAAAARRADSFRNRTVVPVKVIARLGPLFKLRAVDVDYPRDQAPQGLPRRAFALKFGDPAISADLRAAQVKLVDWFRSNGHPLAKVADVKATVDHAAAAMDLRLRVEAGPKAGIGAVTISGGDVDPRVVATHVYLREGEPYSPERLVLAKTSIAKIPAIGGIRVREADKLDANGNLPVFIDLTERPRHAVGLSAKYSTVDGPGIAGYYEDRNIFGGGERLRLEASASLLQRIDGTSFTGFNNLSGSDFGARFTGTFIKPGLFGTANDLLIEATAFRERVGNNDLGGYTDDTVRGTFGVIHRFSEAASLQAGLQVEQSKSQDVLGRVDATLIGFTATGRYDTTDNPLDPTRGVRLSATVNAYPKLMGSTIDLFEARVAGSAYYALDEQADYVLAGRLAAGSLAGAPLDQIPDAHRFFAGGGGSVRGYGFNTISPMMFGQITGGRGLIEGSAEVRVRITPTIGLVPFFDFGTASRSSLPGFDDYVGYGAGLGLRYLTPVGPIRLDVATPLNPRPGDSRYAIYVSIGQAF
- a CDS encoding response regulator transcription factor, whose translation is MRIDAPLQRRPPSTRPLSGDNAAQPVVLIVDDDASVREALSELILSVGFQSIGFASTRELLEADVLQRPGCLILDVRMPGSSGLDLQADLVQNGNPKPIIFLTGHGDIPMTVQAMKAGAIDFLTKPVRDQALLDAVLAGITMDAARRQQALVVKGYLERVRTLTPREREVLHRVAHGGVNKQIAFELGISEVTVKLHRSNVMRKLQATSIGDLIRIWEALPKAVRETAVDG
- a CDS encoding SDR family oxidoreductase, with the protein product MTDHSIKDKTVIIAGGAKNLGGLIARDLAAHGAKAIAIHYNSAATKADADATVAALQAAGSKAVAFQANLTTSGAMEKLFTDAVAAIGRPDIAINTVGKVLKKPMVEISEAEHDAMSAVNAKSAFFFLKEAGRHVNDNGKICTLVTSLLGAYTPFYAAYAGTKAPVEHFTRAASKEFGARGISVTAIGPGPMDTPFFYPAEGADAVAYHKSAAALSGFSRTGLTDIKDIVPWIRLLVSDGWWMTGQTILVNGGYTTK